One Pseudomonas lalucatii genomic window carries:
- a CDS encoding mannitol dehydrogenase family protein, producing MKLNRQHLDRLAAPIALPAYRADATQQGIVHIGVGGFHRAHQAVYTEALMNRGEALDWSICGVGLRGADRAMRDALAAQDYLYTLVELGDDAHGAVRVVGAISGMLLAEDSPQALIDKLADPAIRIVSLTITEGGYCMDDSSGEFLAELPDIQHDLARPEAPRSVFGFLCAALARRRAAGTPAFTLMSCDNLPHNGAVTRKALLSFANLADPGLAAWIEANVSFPNAMVDRITPMTSAAHRQQLAERHGIEDAWPVVCEPFVQWVLEDKFVNGRPAWEKVGVQFTDDVTPYEEMKIKLLNGGHMALTYLGFLKGYRFVHEAMNDPLLRRYLRTFMDQDVTPQLAPVPGIDLEAYKDTLIERFSNQAIADQLERICSDGSSKLPKFIVPTLNRLIADERPLERAALVLAAWALYLEGVDERGERFAIADPRAAECQQLVADRERISTRLLGAEAIFGTAIPNSAAFVAAFQRNLDSLRSQGVTATLETLLA from the coding sequence ATGAAACTCAATCGCCAGCATCTCGACCGGCTGGCGGCGCCTATCGCGCTGCCCGCCTACCGTGCCGACGCCACCCAGCAGGGCATCGTCCATATCGGCGTCGGTGGTTTCCACCGCGCCCACCAGGCGGTCTACACCGAGGCCCTGATGAACCGGGGCGAGGCCCTCGACTGGAGCATCTGCGGCGTCGGCCTGCGCGGCGCCGACCGCGCCATGCGCGATGCCCTGGCCGCGCAGGACTACCTCTACACCCTGGTCGAGCTGGGCGACGATGCGCACGGTGCGGTGCGGGTGGTGGGCGCCATCAGCGGCATGCTGCTGGCCGAGGATTCGCCCCAGGCGCTGATCGACAAGCTGGCCGATCCGGCGATCCGCATCGTCTCGCTGACCATCACCGAGGGCGGCTACTGCATGGACGACAGCAGCGGCGAGTTTCTCGCCGAACTGCCGGACATCCAGCACGACCTGGCCCGTCCCGAGGCGCCGCGCAGCGTCTTCGGCTTCCTCTGCGCGGCCCTGGCCAGGCGCCGCGCCGCCGGCACCCCGGCCTTCACCCTGATGTCCTGCGATAACCTGCCGCACAACGGTGCGGTGACCCGCAAGGCGCTGCTCAGCTTCGCCAATCTGGCCGACCCCGGGCTGGCGGCCTGGATCGAGGCCAATGTCAGCTTCCCCAATGCCATGGTTGACCGCATCACCCCCATGACCAGCGCGGCGCACCGCCAGCAGCTGGCCGAGCGCCACGGCATCGAGGACGCCTGGCCGGTGGTCTGCGAGCCCTTCGTGCAATGGGTGCTGGAGGACAAGTTCGTCAACGGCCGGCCGGCCTGGGAGAAGGTCGGCGTGCAGTTCACCGACGACGTCACCCCCTACGAGGAGATGAAGATCAAGCTGCTCAACGGCGGCCATATGGCGCTGACCTATCTGGGCTTCCTCAAGGGTTATCGCTTCGTCCACGAGGCGATGAACGATCCGCTGCTGCGCCGTTACCTGCGCACCTTCATGGACCAGGACGTCACCCCGCAACTGGCGCCGGTGCCGGGCATCGACCTGGAGGCCTACAAGGACACCCTGATCGAGCGCTTCTCCAACCAGGCCATCGCCGACCAGCTGGAGCGCATCTGCTCCGATGGCTCGTCGAAGCTGCCCAAGTTCATCGTGCCGACCCTCAATCGACTGATCGCCGACGAGCGCCCGCTGGAGCGCGCGGCGCTGGTGCTGGCGGCCTGGGCGCTGTATCTCGAAGGCGTCGACGAGCGCGGCGAGCGCTTCGCCATCGCCGACCCGCGCGCCGCCGAGTGCCAGCAGCTGGTGGCCGACCGCGAGCGGATCAGCACCCGCTTGCTCGGCGCCGAGGCGATCTTCGGCACGGCGATCCCGAACTCGGCGGCGTTCGTCGCCGCCTTCCAGCGCAACCTCGACAGCCTGCGCAGCCAGGGGGTCACGGCCACCCTGGAGACCCTGCTGGCCTGA
- a CDS encoding ABC transporter ATP-binding protein, producing the protein MANLKIRNLKKGFDGTAIIKGIDLDIRDREFVVFVGPSGCGKSTLLRLIAGLEEVTSGHIELDGKDITDMAPAKRDLAMVFQTYALYPHMTVRKNLSFALDLAGVDKREVQEKVDNAAAILELKPLLERKPKQLSGGQRQRVAIGRAIVRNPKIFLFDEPLSNLDAALRVQTRLELARLHQELQATMIYVTHDQVEAMTLADKVVVLNGGRVEQVGSPMELYHHPANLFVAGFLGTPKMGFLRGQAGKADAAGCEVQLACGARLSLPLAAGGLAAGSAVTLGVRPEHFNIVPAGQGQLQVTADVSERLGSDTYCHVRTSSGEMLTIRVRGDFAPRAGEVLDLAFDLGHCHLFDADGQAIAKRLQQAA; encoded by the coding sequence ATGGCTAATTTGAAGATCCGCAACCTGAAGAAAGGCTTCGACGGCACCGCCATCATCAAGGGCATCGACCTGGACATCCGCGACCGCGAGTTCGTGGTGTTCGTCGGTCCCTCCGGCTGCGGCAAGTCCACCCTGCTGCGCCTGATCGCCGGGCTGGAAGAAGTCACCAGCGGCCACATCGAGCTGGACGGCAAGGACATCACCGACATGGCCCCGGCCAAGCGCGACCTGGCCATGGTGTTCCAGACCTACGCCCTGTACCCGCACATGACCGTGCGCAAGAACCTGTCCTTCGCCCTCGACCTGGCCGGCGTGGACAAGCGCGAGGTGCAGGAGAAGGTCGACAACGCCGCGGCCATCCTCGAACTCAAGCCGCTGCTCGAGCGCAAGCCCAAGCAGCTCTCCGGCGGCCAGCGCCAGCGCGTGGCCATCGGCCGCGCCATCGTGCGCAACCCGAAGATCTTCCTGTTCGACGAACCGTTGTCCAACCTCGACGCCGCCCTGCGCGTGCAGACCCGCCTGGAGCTGGCGCGCCTGCACCAGGAGCTGCAGGCGACCATGATCTACGTGACCCACGACCAGGTCGAAGCCATGACCCTGGCCGACAAGGTGGTGGTGCTCAACGGCGGTCGGGTCGAGCAGGTCGGCTCGCCGATGGAGCTCTACCACCATCCGGCCAACCTGTTCGTCGCCGGCTTCCTCGGCACGCCGAAGATGGGCTTCCTGCGCGGCCAGGCCGGCAAGGCCGATGCCGCCGGCTGCGAGGTGCAGCTGGCGTGCGGCGCGCGGCTGAGCCTGCCACTGGCCGCCGGCGGCCTGGCCGCGGGCAGCGCGGTGACCCTGGGCGTGCGTCCCGAGCACTTCAACATAGTGCCGGCCGGCCAGGGCCAGCTGCAGGTCACCGCCGATGTCAGCGAGCGCCTGGGCAGCGACACCTACTGCCATGTGCGCACCTCTTCCGGGGAGATGCTGACCATCCGCGTGCGCGGCGATTTCGCCCCGCGCGCCGGCGAAGTCCTCGACCTGGCCTTCGACCTGGGTCATTGCCACCTGTTCGACGCCGATGGCCAGGCCATCGCCAAACGACTGCAGCAGGCGGCCTGA
- a CDS encoding carbohydrate kinase family protein, with the protein MYLVCGETLFDVFSQDAGARSSELGFKAIAGGSPFNVAVGLRRLAADSALFAGISTDFLGARLRRVLHEEGVSGDYLVSSDAPTTLAMVAVDAQGVPHYSFRGEGCADRVLGLEHLPALDARVRGIHVGSYSLVVTPVADTLLALVRRESERRLISLDPNVRLNVEPRVAVWQQRIEAFAGQAHLIKVSEEDLALLYPDHRAEEVVERWLGQRCQLVFLTRGSDGASVFSRLHGHWSVPAQAVATRDTVGAGDTFQAALLAYLARHGLDSPAALAELPIAHVEAMLDYAVRAAAVTCSRVGPDLPRAHELQAR; encoded by the coding sequence ATGTATCTGGTATGTGGCGAAACCCTGTTCGATGTCTTCAGCCAGGACGCCGGCGCGCGCAGCAGCGAGCTGGGGTTCAAGGCGATTGCCGGCGGCTCGCCGTTCAACGTGGCCGTCGGCCTGCGCCGCCTGGCCGCCGATTCGGCGCTGTTCGCCGGGATTTCCACGGATTTTCTCGGTGCCCGCCTGCGCCGGGTGTTGCACGAGGAAGGGGTGAGCGGCGACTACCTGGTGTCCAGCGATGCACCCACCACCCTGGCCATGGTCGCGGTCGATGCCCAGGGCGTGCCGCATTACAGCTTCCGCGGCGAGGGCTGCGCCGACCGCGTGCTGGGCCTTGAGCATCTGCCGGCGCTGGATGCGCGGGTGCGCGGTATCCATGTCGGCTCCTACTCCCTGGTGGTGACGCCGGTCGCCGATACCCTGCTGGCGCTGGTGCGGCGCGAGAGCGAGCGGCGCCTGATCAGCCTCGACCCCAACGTGCGGCTCAATGTCGAGCCGCGCGTCGCCGTCTGGCAGCAGCGCATCGAGGCCTTCGCCGGCCAGGCCCATCTGATCAAGGTCAGCGAGGAAGACCTGGCCCTGCTGTACCCGGACCACAGGGCCGAAGAGGTGGTCGAGCGCTGGCTCGGCCAGCGCTGCCAGCTAGTGTTCCTCACCCGCGGCAGCGACGGCGCCAGTGTCTTCAGTCGCCTGCACGGCCATTGGTCGGTGCCGGCGCAAGCGGTGGCCACCCGCGACACCGTCGGCGCCGGCGACACCTTCCAGGCCGCGCTGCTGGCCTACCTGGCCCGGCACGGGCTGGACAGCCCCGCCGCCCTGGCCGAGCTGCCGATCGCCCATGTCGAGGCGATGCTCGATTACGCCGTGCGGGCGGCGGCGGTGACCTGCTCGCGGGTCGGCCCGGACCTGCCCCGTGCCCATGAGCTGCAGGCCCGCTGA
- the pgi gene encoding glucose-6-phosphate isomerase — translation MSHFPSPFDVTRSPGWQALAGHREQFAGFSMRETFAEDPQRFAEFSLNDCGLFLDYSKNLITRQTRELLVELAQEAGLQQAIASLFAGAPINASEGRPALHTALRRPIGDQVLVDGVDVMPEVHRVLQQMSELVGRLHGGLWRGYSEKTITDVVNIGIGGSFLGPQLVSEALLPFAQRGVRCHYLANIDGSSFHELAAKLRAETTLFIISSKTFGTLETLKNAQAARSWYLAQGGTEAELHRHFIAVSSNVPAAVAFGIREENVLPMWDWVGGRYSLWSAIGLPIAMSIGMSNFKELLSGAYRMDEHFQSAPFERNMPVLLALLGIWYGNFWGAQSHAILPYDHYLRNITKHLQQLDMESNGKAVRQDGSPVHCATGPVIWGGVGCNGQHAYHQLLHQGTALIPADFIVPVSSYNPVADHQQWLFANCLSQSQALMRGKTLAEAEAELRARGLDEDEVQRLAPHKVIPGNRPSNTLVMERVSPRRLGALVALYEHKVFVQSVIWGINAFDQWGVELGKELGKSVYSRLVGSAAGTAEDGSTQGLIDFFRGRHRG, via the coding sequence ATGTCGCATTTCCCGTCACCCTTCGATGTCACCCGTTCGCCCGGCTGGCAGGCCCTGGCCGGGCATCGCGAGCAGTTCGCCGGCTTCAGCATGCGCGAGACATTCGCCGAAGATCCCCAGCGTTTCGCCGAGTTTTCCCTGAACGACTGCGGCCTGTTTCTCGACTACTCGAAGAACCTGATCACCCGCCAGACCCGCGAGCTGTTGGTCGAGCTGGCCCAGGAGGCGGGCCTGCAACAGGCCATCGCCAGCCTGTTCGCCGGCGCGCCGATCAACGCCTCGGAGGGCCGCCCGGCCCTGCACACCGCGTTGCGCCGGCCGATCGGCGACCAGGTGCTGGTCGATGGTGTCGACGTGATGCCCGAGGTACATCGGGTGCTGCAGCAGATGAGCGAACTGGTCGGCCGTCTGCATGGCGGCCTGTGGCGCGGCTACAGCGAAAAGACCATCACCGACGTGGTCAACATCGGCATCGGCGGCTCCTTCCTCGGCCCGCAGCTGGTCTCCGAGGCGCTGCTGCCCTTCGCCCAGCGCGGCGTGCGCTGCCACTACCTGGCCAACATCGACGGCAGCTCGTTCCACGAACTGGCGGCCAAGCTGCGCGCGGAAACCACCCTGTTCATCATCTCCTCGAAGACCTTCGGCACCCTGGAGACCCTGAAGAACGCCCAGGCGGCGCGCAGCTGGTATCTGGCCCAGGGCGGCACCGAAGCCGAGCTGCACCGCCACTTCATCGCGGTATCGAGTAACGTGCCGGCGGCGGTGGCCTTCGGCATCCGCGAGGAGAACGTCCTGCCGATGTGGGACTGGGTCGGCGGCCGCTACTCGTTGTGGTCGGCCATCGGCCTGCCGATTGCCATGTCCATCGGCATGTCCAACTTCAAGGAGCTGCTGTCCGGTGCCTACCGCATGGACGAGCATTTCCAGAGCGCGCCGTTCGAACGCAACATGCCGGTGCTGCTGGCGCTGCTCGGCATCTGGTACGGCAACTTCTGGGGCGCCCAGAGCCACGCGATCCTGCCGTACGACCATTACCTGCGCAACATCACCAAGCACCTGCAGCAGCTGGACATGGAGTCCAACGGCAAGGCCGTGCGCCAGGACGGCAGCCCGGTGCACTGCGCCACCGGTCCGGTGATCTGGGGCGGCGTCGGCTGCAACGGCCAGCACGCCTATCACCAGCTGCTGCACCAGGGCACCGCGCTGATCCCGGCGGACTTCATCGTGCCGGTGAGCAGCTACAACCCGGTCGCCGACCACCAGCAGTGGCTGTTCGCCAACTGCCTGTCGCAGAGCCAGGCGCTGATGCGTGGCAAGACCCTGGCCGAAGCCGAGGCGGAGCTCAGGGCCAGGGGCCTGGACGAGGACGAGGTGCAGCGCCTGGCGCCGCACAAGGTGATCCCGGGCAACCGGCCGAGCAACACCCTGGTGATGGAGCGGGTCAGCCCCCGTCGCCTCGGCGCCCTGGTGGCGCTGTACGAGCACAAGGTGTTCGTGCAGAGCGTGATCTGGGGCATCAACGCCTTCGACCAGTGGGGCGTGGAGCTGGGCAAGGAGCTGGGCAAGAGCGTCTATTCTCGTCTGGTGGGCAGCGCAGCGGGGACGGCGGAGGATGGCTCGACCCAGGGCCTGATCGACTTCTTCCGTGGCCGCCATCGCGGCTGA
- a CDS encoding carbonic anhydrase, whose product MPYKHNAIPLKARTAPESADEALNAIVGGFKRFRHEVFPQQQELFKALASAQNPRAMFITCADSRIVPELITQSAPGDLFVSRNVGNVVPPYGQLLGGVSTAIEYAVLALGVQHIIVCGHSDCGAMKAVLAPESLERMPTVKAWLRHSEVALRVVEQNCGCDGHDTLGILTEENVVAQLNHLSTHPSVAAKLASGQLFIHGWVYDIETCAIRAYDAEKGEFRPIDDGPLPMATPRARYPQS is encoded by the coding sequence ATGCCCTACAAGCACAACGCCATTCCCTTGAAAGCACGTACCGCGCCGGAAAGCGCCGATGAGGCGCTGAATGCCATAGTCGGCGGCTTCAAGCGCTTCCGCCATGAGGTCTTCCCGCAGCAGCAGGAACTGTTCAAGGCGCTGGCCAGCGCGCAGAACCCGCGCGCCATGTTCATCACCTGCGCCGACTCGCGCATCGTGCCCGAGCTGATCACCCAGAGTGCCCCGGGCGACCTGTTCGTCAGCCGCAACGTCGGCAACGTGGTACCGCCCTACGGCCAGCTCCTGGGCGGGGTCTCCACCGCCATCGAGTACGCCGTGCTGGCGCTGGGCGTGCAGCACATCATCGTCTGCGGCCATTCCGACTGCGGGGCGATGAAGGCGGTACTGGCGCCCGAGAGTCTGGAGCGCATGCCGACGGTCAAGGCCTGGCTGCGCCACAGCGAGGTGGCGTTGCGGGTGGTCGAGCAGAACTGCGGCTGCGACGGCCACGACACCCTGGGCATCCTCACCGAGGAAAACGTGGTCGCCCAGCTCAACCACCTGTCCACCCACCCGTCGGTCGCGGCCAAGCTGGCCAGCGGCCAGCTGTTCATCCACGGCTGGGTGTATGACATCGAGACCTGCGCGATCCGCGCCTACGATGCGGAGAAGGGCGAGTTCCGCCCGATCGACGACGGCCCCTTGCCGATGGCCACGCCGCGGGCGCGCTATCCGCAGAGCTGA